In Glycine max cultivar Williams 82 chromosome 7, Glycine_max_v4.0, whole genome shotgun sequence, a single window of DNA contains:
- the LOC100779793 gene encoding E3 ubiquitin-protein ligase RMA1H1 — protein sequence MALEHYLSQEWKTSPSPSPSPMTVTENLDGCFDCNICLDFAHEPVVTLCGHLYCWPCIYKWLHVQSASLAPDEHPQCPVCKDDICHTTMVPLYGRGQGIAHSDRDGKASSYRGSFIPPRPPALGAQSLMSTSSQSAQQLPYRNPYQNQHFNPPLYQDEDESSSQMLNPGANMVAPGFPHLVVGMFGEMFYARVFGNSENLYNYPNSYHLGGSNNNSPRLRRQEMQANKSLNRISIFLFCCFLLCLIVF from the coding sequence ATGGCCTTAGAGCACTACCTTTCGCAGGAATGGAAAACCAGCCCCAGCCCGAGCCCGAGCCCCATGACAGTGACAGAAAACCTTGATGGGTGTTTTGATTGCAACATCTGCTTAGATTTTGCACATGAACCAGTGGTCACCCTTTGTGGCCACCTATACTGCTGGCCCTGCATCTACAAGTGGCTCCATGTCCAAAGTGCTTCTCTTGCACCAGATGAGCACCCTCAATGCCCTGTTTGCAAGGATGACATATGCCACACCACAATGGTTCCTCTCTATGGCCGTGGCCAGGGCATAGCTCATAGTGACCGTGATGGAAAGGCATCATCCTATAGAGGCAGTTTTATACCACCAAGACCACCTGCTTTGGGTGCTCAATCTCTCATGTCAACATCATCTCAAAGTGCTCAACAACTTCCATATCGCAACCCTTATCAGAATCAGCATTTCAACCCTCCTTTGTACCAAGATGAGGATGAATCATCATCACAAATGCTGAATCCTGGTGCCAACATGGTGGCACCAGGATTCCCCCACCTTGTGGTTGGGATGTTTGGAGAGATGTTTTATGCCAGAGTCTTTGGCAACTCAGAAAATTTATACAACTATCCAAATTCTTATCACCTGGGGGGAAGTAATAATAATAGCCCCAGGTTGAGAAGGCAAGAGATGCAAGCAAACAAATCATTGAACAGAATCtcaatttttctgttttgttgcTTCCTTCTGTGTCTTATTGTCTTCTAA